The following proteins come from a genomic window of Corallococcus sp. NCRR:
- a CDS encoding excinuclease ATPase subunit — MKKALLLLALTAASPALARDTVTKVKLADVMALPEAKEKLDGSVKFFLDGAKTPKVLKTLGSDTTNKKTNGVGKSDDYACKWAALSALIALQEGAKKNGANAVVNIVSYYKKVESKSATEIECHAGSFVTGVALKGDYATISK, encoded by the coding sequence ATGAAGAAAGCCCTCCTGTTGCTGGCCCTGACCGCCGCGAGCCCCGCCCTGGCGCGCGACACCGTGACGAAGGTGAAGCTGGCGGACGTGATGGCCCTGCCCGAAGCCAAGGAGAAGCTGGACGGCTCGGTGAAGTTCTTCCTGGACGGCGCGAAGACGCCCAAGGTGCTCAAGACGCTGGGCAGCGACACCACGAACAAGAAGACCAACGGCGTGGGCAAGTCGGACGACTACGCCTGCAAGTGGGCCGCCCTCTCCGCGCTCATCGCCCTGCAGGAGGGCGCGAAGAAGAACGGCGCCAACGCGGTGGTCAACATCGTCAGCTACTACAAGAAGGTGGAGTCCAAGAGCGCCACCGAAATCGAGTGCCACGCCGGCAGCTTCGTCACCGGCGTCGCGCTCAAGGGCGACTACGCCACCATCTCGAAGTAG
- a CDS encoding M13 family metallopeptidase, whose amino-acid sequence MSFRSRPPFGAARMTLGVCASALITACASTTPAEKSPPPAQAAATPAPAAPAAPKPHFGSFGVDTPGMDTSVAPGDDFYRYVNGKWVDSTEIPPDRSAFGMFTRLTEDATKQTRDILEAAGRSDAPAGSEERKLGDFYASFMDEAAIEAKGATPLKPELDRIAAVANRKSLAALLGTTLRSDVDPLNTGQATTGRLLGLWVAEDLNDPSRYAAYLLQGGLGLPDRDFYLKDTPRFKEVREKYQQHIAAQLKNAGIPDAEAKARAIFGLEMKIANIHWSAQDTQDVEKVNNPWKQTDFAKKAPGMDWAAYFASAGLASQKDFIVWQPSAITGIAKLVGSEPLQTWKDYLAFHAIMEGTPYLSKAFVDTGFDFSGKTLSGAQQLSDRWKRGVNFANLAMGEAVGKRYVEKHFPPAAKAEADQMVRNILAALGRHIDALAWMSPETKARAKEKLGTVQVGIGHPDTWRDYSGLEIIKGDAFGNAERAELFEHQRNLAKLGKPVDRKEWFMTPQEVNALNSPQQNSIIFPAAILQPPFFDPNADPAVNYGGIGSVIGHEIVHSFDDVGAQFDAKGKLANWWTPKDLEQFKAAGKALAAQYNAYKPLPDMNVNGELTLGENIADVAGVSIAHDAYVMSLEGKPAATLEGFTGEQRFFMGFAQVWRNKFREPLLRRLLVTDGHSPGMFRAATVRNLDAWYPAFGVKPGQGLYLTPEQRVKVW is encoded by the coding sequence ATGTCGTTCCGTTCCAGACCGCCGTTTGGCGCCGCGCGCATGACGCTCGGCGTCTGCGCGTCCGCGCTCATCACCGCGTGCGCCTCCACCACGCCCGCGGAGAAGTCCCCGCCGCCGGCCCAGGCCGCCGCCACCCCCGCTCCGGCCGCCCCCGCCGCTCCCAAGCCGCACTTCGGGAGCTTCGGCGTGGACACGCCGGGCATGGACACCTCCGTCGCCCCCGGTGACGACTTCTACCGCTACGTCAACGGCAAGTGGGTGGACTCCACGGAGATTCCGCCGGACCGCTCCGCCTTCGGCATGTTCACGCGCCTGACCGAGGACGCCACGAAGCAGACGCGCGACATCCTGGAGGCCGCCGGCAGGTCGGACGCCCCCGCCGGCAGCGAGGAGCGCAAGCTGGGTGACTTCTACGCCAGCTTCATGGACGAGGCCGCCATCGAGGCGAAGGGCGCCACGCCGCTCAAGCCGGAGCTGGACCGCATCGCCGCCGTCGCCAACCGCAAGAGCCTGGCCGCGCTGCTGGGCACCACGCTGCGCAGCGACGTGGATCCGCTCAACACCGGGCAGGCCACCACGGGCCGCCTCCTGGGCTTGTGGGTGGCGGAGGACCTGAACGACCCCAGCCGCTACGCCGCCTATCTCCTCCAGGGCGGCCTGGGCCTGCCGGACCGCGACTTCTATCTGAAGGACACGCCGCGCTTCAAAGAGGTGCGTGAGAAGTATCAGCAGCACATCGCGGCCCAGCTGAAGAACGCCGGCATCCCCGACGCGGAGGCGAAGGCCCGCGCCATCTTCGGCCTGGAGATGAAGATCGCCAACATCCACTGGTCCGCGCAGGACACGCAGGACGTGGAGAAGGTGAACAATCCCTGGAAGCAGACGGACTTCGCGAAGAAGGCGCCGGGCATGGACTGGGCCGCGTACTTCGCGAGCGCCGGCCTGGCGTCCCAGAAGGACTTCATCGTCTGGCAGCCGTCCGCCATCACCGGCATCGCGAAGCTGGTGGGCAGCGAGCCCCTCCAGACATGGAAGGACTACCTGGCCTTCCACGCCATCATGGAGGGCACCCCGTACCTGTCGAAGGCCTTCGTGGACACGGGCTTCGACTTCAGCGGGAAGACGCTCTCCGGCGCGCAGCAGCTGAGCGACCGCTGGAAGCGCGGCGTGAACTTCGCGAACCTCGCCATGGGCGAGGCCGTGGGCAAGCGCTACGTGGAGAAGCACTTCCCGCCCGCCGCCAAGGCCGAGGCGGACCAGATGGTGCGCAACATCCTGGCCGCGCTGGGCCGCCACATCGACGCGCTCGCGTGGATGTCCCCGGAGACCAAGGCCCGCGCCAAGGAGAAGCTGGGCACGGTGCAGGTGGGCATTGGCCACCCGGACACCTGGCGTGACTACTCCGGCCTGGAGATCATCAAGGGAGACGCCTTCGGCAACGCGGAGCGCGCGGAGCTCTTCGAGCACCAGCGCAACCTGGCCAAGCTGGGCAAGCCCGTGGACCGCAAGGAGTGGTTCATGACGCCCCAGGAGGTCAACGCGCTCAACTCGCCGCAGCAGAACTCCATCATCTTCCCGGCCGCCATCCTCCAGCCCCCGTTCTTCGACCCGAACGCGGATCCGGCCGTGAACTACGGCGGCATCGGCTCCGTCATCGGGCACGAAATCGTCCACAGCTTCGACGACGTGGGCGCGCAGTTCGACGCGAAGGGCAAGCTGGCCAACTGGTGGACGCCCAAGGACCTGGAGCAGTTCAAGGCCGCGGGCAAGGCGCTGGCCGCGCAGTACAACGCGTACAAGCCCCTGCCGGACATGAACGTGAACGGCGAGCTGACGCTGGGCGAGAACATCGCCGACGTGGCGGGCGTCTCCATCGCCCATGACGCCTACGTGATGTCCCTGGAGGGCAAGCCCGCGGCCACGCTGGAGGGCTTCACGGGCGAGCAGCGCTTCTTCATGGGCTTCGCGCAGGTGTGGCGCAACAAGTTCCGCGAGCCGCTGCTGCGCCGGCTGCTCGTGACGGATGGCCACTCGCCCGGCATGTTCCGCGCGGCCACCGTGCGCAACCTGGACGCCTGGTACCCGGCGTTCGGCGTGAAGCCCGGCCAGGGCCTGTACCTGACGCCGGAGCAGCGCGTGAAGGTCTGGTAG
- a CDS encoding beta-ketoacyl-ACP synthase has translation MKRVVVTGVGALSPLGHDWKTVEASLRARQNAVQVMEPWKQYEGLNTRLGAPAQPFELPPSTYSRKTTRTMGRVALMATRASELALQDAGLLGSPLVKSGKMGIAYGSSAGTPENMGDFGKMITHKTTEGITATTYLRMMSHTAAVNIGVFFGVTGRIITTSSACTSGSQGIGYAYEAIKLGRQVAMLAGGAEELDATGAAVFDTLFATSTKHNEAPHQSPRPFHAERDGLVLGEGACTLVLEELEHAKARGATIHAELLGYGTNSDGRHVTQPNADTMAEAMRLALEDAGVPASAIPYVNAHGTATDTGDVAESAATKSVFGEKVAISSLKSYMGHTLGACGALEAWMSIQMMRSDWFAPTLHLTADSVDPKCAPLDYVTGEGRALQTDLVMSNNFAFGGINTSLIFRRWP, from the coding sequence ATGAAGCGCGTGGTGGTCACCGGAGTCGGTGCGCTGAGCCCCCTGGGCCATGACTGGAAGACGGTCGAGGCGTCGCTGCGCGCGCGCCAGAACGCCGTCCAGGTGATGGAGCCCTGGAAGCAGTACGAAGGTCTGAACACGCGGCTGGGCGCGCCCGCCCAGCCCTTCGAATTGCCCCCGTCCACGTACTCGCGCAAGACGACGCGCACCATGGGCCGCGTGGCGCTGATGGCGACGCGGGCCAGCGAGCTGGCGCTCCAGGACGCGGGCCTGTTGGGCAGCCCCCTGGTGAAGAGCGGGAAGATGGGCATCGCCTACGGCTCCTCCGCGGGGACGCCGGAGAACATGGGCGACTTCGGGAAGATGATCACCCACAAGACGACGGAGGGCATCACCGCGACGACGTACCTGCGGATGATGTCCCATACGGCGGCGGTGAACATCGGCGTCTTCTTCGGCGTCACCGGGCGCATCATCACCACGTCCAGCGCGTGCACCTCCGGCAGCCAGGGCATCGGCTACGCGTACGAGGCGATCAAACTGGGCCGCCAGGTGGCGATGCTCGCGGGCGGCGCGGAGGAACTGGACGCCACGGGCGCGGCGGTGTTCGACACCCTCTTCGCCACCAGCACGAAGCACAACGAAGCGCCGCACCAGTCCCCTCGCCCCTTCCACGCCGAGCGCGACGGGCTGGTGCTGGGCGAGGGCGCGTGCACGCTGGTGCTGGAGGAGTTGGAGCACGCGAAGGCGCGCGGCGCCACCATCCACGCGGAGCTGTTGGGCTACGGCACCAACAGCGACGGCCGCCACGTGACGCAGCCCAACGCGGACACCATGGCGGAGGCCATGCGGCTGGCGCTGGAGGACGCGGGCGTTCCGGCGTCCGCCATCCCCTACGTCAACGCGCACGGCACGGCGACGGACACGGGCGACGTGGCGGAGAGCGCGGCGACGAAGTCCGTCTTCGGGGAGAAGGTCGCCATCTCCAGCCTCAAGAGCTACATGGGCCACACGCTGGGGGCCTGCGGCGCGCTGGAGGCGTGGATGTCCATCCAGATGATGCGCTCGGACTGGTTCGCGCCCACGCTGCACCTGACGGCGGACTCCGTGGATCCGAAGTGCGCGCCGCTGGACTATGTCACGGGTGAGGGACGTGCTTTGCAGACGGACCTGGTGATGAGCAACAACTTCGCCTTCGGCGGCATCAACACGTCGTTGATCTTCCGCCGCTGGCCCTGA
- a CDS encoding DUF2243 domain-containing protein, producing MNRGPLLSAGVMLGVGLGGFVDGILLHQILQWHNMLSSHLPPDTLVNAKVNMFWDGLFHAFTWLMTFSGLVLLWRAGLRTDVPWSSRTFAGCLLGGWGLFNVVEGLIDHQLLGVHHVRTGPSQTAWDVGFLLFGLALLLSGGALIRAGREDVTPRGGTIRT from the coding sequence ATGAACCGGGGGCCACTGCTCTCCGCGGGCGTGATGCTGGGCGTGGGCCTGGGCGGCTTCGTGGACGGCATCCTCCTGCACCAGATCCTGCAATGGCACAACATGCTCTCCAGCCACCTGCCGCCGGACACGCTGGTGAACGCCAAGGTGAACATGTTCTGGGATGGCCTCTTCCATGCCTTCACCTGGCTCATGACCTTCAGCGGCCTGGTGCTGCTCTGGCGCGCGGGCCTCCGGACGGACGTGCCGTGGTCCTCGCGAACCTTCGCGGGATGCCTGCTGGGAGGCTGGGGTCTCTTCAACGTCGTCGAAGGGCTCATCGACCACCAGCTCCTCGGCGTGCACCACGTGCGCACCGGCCCGTCCCAAACCGCGTGGGACGTGGGCTTCCTCCTCTTCGGTCTGGCCCTGCTGCTCTCGGGCGGCGCGCTCATCCGCGCGGGCCGCGAGGACGTCACGCCCCGGGGCGGCACCATCAGGACTTGA
- a CDS encoding GNAT family N-acetyltransferase — protein sequence MLRCWSPTDAPLALHAIESNLEHLRPWMEWAKRYPMNVTQQAGQLRRMRGLFDLGQDFAYGVFSRDGSEVLGGTGLHPRVGEGALEIGYWVSASHTGRGLATEIAGALTRVAFEVEGVRRVEIHCDPRNVRSAAVARRLGFVHEGTLRQRLVAPDGALRDTMLWTLLAGEYPASPAAANIAEAFDVLGQKLL from the coding sequence GTGCTGCGTTGCTGGTCTCCGACCGATGCGCCGCTGGCGCTGCACGCCATCGAATCCAACCTTGAACACCTGCGTCCATGGATGGAGTGGGCCAAGCGCTATCCAATGAACGTCACGCAGCAGGCCGGGCAGCTCCGCCGGATGCGCGGGCTGTTCGACCTGGGACAGGACTTCGCCTACGGCGTGTTCAGCCGCGACGGCTCCGAGGTTCTTGGCGGCACCGGCCTGCATCCCCGGGTGGGCGAGGGCGCCCTGGAGATTGGCTACTGGGTTTCAGCGAGCCACACGGGCCGGGGGCTGGCGACGGAGATCGCCGGGGCGCTCACCCGCGTCGCCTTCGAGGTGGAGGGCGTGCGCCGGGTGGAGATTCATTGCGACCCCCGCAACGTCCGCAGCGCGGCGGTCGCCAGGAGGCTGGGTTTCGTTCACGAAGGCACCTTGAGACAGCGGCTCGTCGCACCCGACGGTGCGCTCCGGGACACGATGCTCTGGACCCTGCTCGCCGGGGAGTACCCCGCCAGCCCCGCCGCCGCGAACATCGCGGAGGCCTTCGACGTGCTGGGGCAGAAGCTGCTCTGA